Proteins co-encoded in one Arachis hypogaea cultivar Tifrunner chromosome 13, arahy.Tifrunner.gnm2.J5K5, whole genome shotgun sequence genomic window:
- the LOC112738130 gene encoding VIN3-like protein 1, whose translation MDLEEKSVCKVSGVQSLSSSVQSTPEKNGHSDDASRSSELLQEFVKAGPKKELLPTCFAKDHKKVTAKGRMAETKSTGKTTKKQDSKKASNVGNPPFRKQNRKAENPMRIFPNPDQTSESGHTNSWICKNAACRAVLSIDDTFCRRCSCCICHLFDDNKDPSLWLVCLSESTQGDYCGLSCHIECALKHEKVGVVDHGQLMQLDGGYCCASCGKVTGILECWKKQLTIAKDARRVDALCYRIYLSYRLLDGTLKFKELHELVQKAKAKLETEVGPVNGVSAKMARGIVSRLPIAGDVQKFCTLAIEKADRWLASVPNVNPDSREGSLPAACKFVFEEVTASSVKIILLEVSNVAAENSKGYKLWYYKSREESHTKDPVSVIPRSQRRVLISNLQPCTEYTFRIVSYTDSGDLGHSEAKCFTKSIEIIQNVPPSVAMVRKRENFQIGACSSGSKIEPNRTMKDSGFKVRDLGKILHLAWAQEQGYLEDFCCADMKTCCGQSEMVKPKTPEEQLPSVPRGLDLNVVSVPDLNEELTPPFESSRDEDNGCTLMQAVEADDDAASHDLEKNGLARSHGSGDSQTWTHRPTGEVPAVDSRIDMTRKRIASTNEEIHDCDSTLINGSPVRISDGSSSLDENFEYCVKVIRWLECEGHIKQEFRLKLLTWFSLRSTDQERRVVNTFVQTLIDDPSSLAGQLVDSFYDIISNKRPRTGFCNKALASN comes from the exons ATGGACTTAGAAGAGAAATCCGTTTGTAAAG TTTCTGGTGTGCAAAGCCTCTCTTCCAGTGTGCAAAGTACTCCCGAAAAAAATGGCCATTCTGATGATGCTTCAAGAAGTTCAGAACTCCTTCAAGAGTTTGTGAAGGCTGGTCCGAAGAAGGAACTTCTTCCAACGTGCTTTGCTAAGGACCATAAGAAAGTTACTGCAAAAGGAAGGATGGCTGAAACTAAGTCAACTGGTAAGACAACTAAGAAACAAGATTCAAAAAAAGCTTCCAATGTTGGAAATCCGCCTTTCAGGAAGCAAAATCGGAAGGCTGAAAACCCCATGCGGATCTTTCCTAATCCAGACCAGACTTCTGAATCTGGACATACTAACTCTTGGATCTGCAAAAATGCTGCCTGTAGGGCTGTTCTATCTATAGATGACACATTTTGTAGACGGTGTTCTTGTTGTATTTGTCACCTTTTTGATGATAACAAAGATCCTAGTCTTTGGTTGGTATGCTTGTCTGAATCTACTCAAGGGGACTATTGTGGATTGTCTTGCCATATCGAGTGTGCTCTCAAACATGAAAAAGTAGGAGTCGTTGATCATGGGCAACTGATGCAACTAGATGGTGGCTATTGTTGTGCATCATGTGGCAAAGTTACTGGGATACTTGA ATGCTGGAAGAAACAGCTAACTATTGCAAAGGATGCTAGACGTGTAGATGCACTCTGTTACAGGATATATTTGAGCTACAGGCTCTTGGATGGGACTTTGAAATTTAAAGAATTGCATGAACTGGTACAAAAGGCGAAGGCTAAACTGGAGACAGAAGTTGGTCCAGTTAATGGGGTTTCTGCCAAGATGGCACGAGGCATTGTCAGCAGACTCCCTATAGCTGGTGATGTGCAGAAATTCTGCACTCTTGCTATTGAGAAAGCTGATAGATGGCTGGCTAGTGTTCCAAATGTGAATCCTGATTCCAGAG AGGGTTCACTTCCTGCTGCTTGCAAGTTTGTTTTTGAAGAGGTAACAGCTTCCTCTGTCAAAATCATTTTACTTGAAGTATCAAATGTGGCGGCTGAGAACAGTAAGGGATACAAGCTTTGGTATTACAAGAGTAGGGAAGAATCACACACCAAAGATCCTGTTTCTGTGATTCCTAGATCACAGAGGAGGGTTTTGATATCCAACCTTCAGCCTTGTACAGAATATACTTTTCGCATTGTATCATATACGGATTCAGGAGACCTGGGTCATTCTGAGGCTAAATGTTTCACGAAGAGCATCGAGATAATTCAAAATGTTCCTCCATCTGTTGCTATGGTACGAAAGAGAGAGAATTTTCAAATTGGGGCTTGTTCTTCTGGCTCGAAGATTGAGCCCAATCGCACTATGAAAGACTCTGGATTTAAGGTTCGAGACCTTGGAAAAATTTTGCATCTTGCTTGGGCTCAGGAACAAGGTTATCTTGAAGATTTTTGCTGTGCTGATATGAAAACGTGCTGTGGACAAAGTGAAATGGTCAAGCCTAAAACTCCAGAAGAGCAGTTGCCTTCAGTTCCACGAGGCCTTGATTTAAATGTTGTTTCAGTTCCAGATTTAAATGAAGAACTAACACCTCCTTTTGAGTCTTCCAGGGATGAAGATAATGGTTGCACTTTGATGCAGGCTGTTGAGGCAGATGATGATGCTGCCTCTCATGATCTTGAGAAGAATGGTTTAGCAAGATCCCATGGGAGTGGTGATTCCCAAACCTGGACCCATCGCCCAACAGGGGAAGTGCCAGCTGTCGACTCTCGCATAGACATGACTAGAAAAAGGATAGCAAGCACGAATGAAGAGATACATGATTGTGACAGTACTTTGATAAATGGTTCTCCTGTACGCATATCTGATGGTTCATCTTCCCTGGATGAGAATTTTGAGTATTGCGTGAAAGTAATTCGTTGGCTAGAATGTGAGGGTCACATAAAACAGGAATTTAGGTTGAAATTGCTAACATGGTTTAGTCTGAGGTCAACAGACCAAGAACGCAGGGTGGTTAACACCTTCGTTCAAACTCTCATTGATGATCCAAGCAGTTTGGCAGGGCAACTTGTTGACTCTTTTTATGACATTATATCCAACAAGAGGCCAAGAACTGGATTCTGTAATAAAGCTTTGGCATCAAACTAA